GTTAGCTTTCTCCTTTTTTTATATTTTAAGCAACGTTCTCTTCGGCTATGATGGCCGCTCCATAAGCCGCCATGATTTGAGGTTCGAGGGGGACGATAAATTCATGCCCCGCTATCTCCTGTATGGCCTTGATTAGACCCATATCTTTAGCCCCGCCCCCGATCAATGCGCAATCCTGCTCGATGCCGATCCGTTCCGCAAGGGTATAGAGCTGCGCCGCCAGGGCCAGATGGATGCCGGCCAGCAGGTCTTCTTTGGCCAGGCCCTCGGCAATTCTCGAGACAGCTTCTGTTTCTGCAAAGACGGCGCACTGCGTATTAAATCTGACGGGGTTTTGCGAGGTAAGCGACAAAGGGCCTATTTCCTCAATCTTTACCTGTAAAACCCGCGCAATCACCTGCAGAATTCGGGCGCTTCCCCCCGCGCATTTGCCGCTCAACAAAAAAGCGACTGTTTTTCCGCTTTGGTCAATCCGGGAGACCTTGCTGGAAAGGTCTCCCACGTCAACAATCGTTCGCACCGACGGATGAAAACGGGAAACCGCCCGTCCCTGGCATAAAATATCAGACGAAGTCTTGTCTGCGCAAGCTACATTGACTGCCCCGCCGCCCGTGGCGACTATGCAGGCGATATCGCCGCGGGAGAGCTCCGCCTTTTTCAGCGCGGCGTCAAGAACAACTTCTGCCGCCATTTTGTAGTTTCCACCCGAGGGGATTATGTGCCGGGAAAGCAGCTTGCCGTTGGCAACTATAACCGCCTTTGAAGAACCTGCCCCGATATCAATGCCGGCTACGTGCTGCATCCGTCCGGTTTTCCTTCCCCAATGCTAATTAAAAAACGTTACTTCACCCCAATTGCGGGGTCTTTTCGGCAGTTCCCCGGCAGGCGTCGCCTGGAATTTATCCTTTCCCAGCAGCGCCGCGCCGATGGCCCCGGTTACCAGCGGCTCCGGGGGAACCAGAACCGCATATCCCAACCTTTCCGCGAGCACCTTCACCAGATGCCCGTTTTTGGCGCCGCCGCCGGTAACAACAACCTCTTTTTCCACAGCAAGCCGGCTGACTGTACGGAGAATGCGCTCGGCGACCGATTGGTGGATGCCGGCGACCAGATCGCCCAAGAGCGCTCCTTCGGATAAGCGGGACGCCACCTCCTGGGCGGCAAAAACGGTGCATAAGCTGCTTATCCGTGCCGGGTTTTTGCTTTCCTCGGCAGTTTTGCTCAGCGCGACCAGCTCTATCCCCAGCGTTCCGGCAATAACCTCCAGAAATCTGCCGGTGCCGGCCGCGCACTTGTCATTCATCACAAAATCGACTGGTTTGCCCTTGGCGTCTATCTTGATCCCCTTGACATCCTGCCCGCCGATATCGATTATCGTTCTTGCCTGCGGAAAGATACTGTTTACGCCCCGGGCGTGGCAGGAGATTTCCGTTATCTGCTTGTCCGCGAAAGGCACGTTGATTCTGCCATAGCCGGTAGCGACCAGATAGCTTATTTCCTCAAAGGAAAGGCCGGCCTTCTTCAAGGCTTCCTGCATTACTTTACCCGCCAGTTTCCTTTGTTCCGGGCCGGTTGGGCCGATCACGGAACATACTATTCCCCCATTAACTATTACTGCCTTGGTCATGGTAGAGCCGATATCAATGCCGGCGAAATATTTTGAAGATGAAGCCTTGCTTTCTGTCACGACGCCTCTTTATGGGCCTTCAGCGATTCCAGCGTTTCGATGAAGGCGTCTATCTTGCTCCTGGTTTCCACCTCGGAGTAGGAGCTCATATCGACGATGTCGCTTTCCAGGATGAGCGAGGGGTTTTCCCTGTTCACCGTCTTACCGAGGCTCAAAACCGGGATCGGCCGGTAAATCTTTTTCAATTGGTTCAACTGCCAGATCAGCCCCAGATGCCAGGTTCGGCAGGAAAAAGCCTCGTGCATGACAATGCCGTCAATCTGATAATCTTCAATATACTGGATTAAACGTTCTACATCCGGCTCCGATCCGGGCCGTTTTTTTGCCTTGTCATACCAGTACGTCCAGTAGCGGAGCCATCGCCAGGCGAGTCGCTCAACGGGGTCGCTGGTTCTGGGGATGTTCAGCCGGTCGATGGGCTCAATCATGCGGTATGTCGTCTCTGCCGGGAAGACCGCCCCTTTGCTGTTGAAATAATTAAAATCGGTAAGCGCAAACCAGGAGGGGAGCCCTCCGCCCCAGAGCAGCCGGTATTTTTCATCCTCGATGACGCCCTCTTTACGGGCAATTCTTTCCTCCAGCTCCCGGTGCAGATCCAAATAAAAATCATACGCCTCCTGGGTTCCCATCATGAACACCATGGGGACCATCGTGTTCATTGCGTCGCCCGTGTCCATCGGGGTCGGCACAGCCCTTCTTAATTCATAGGTCTCCCAGATCAAATCCCAGGTGCGTTCGCTCAAGGCAACAATTTCAGCGAGCCGGTCATAGTCCATCTTCCGGCCGGTCTGCTTCTCCAGAAAACTGATCAGTCCGTGCAGTTCCTCCATAATATGCTTTATATAATAATCGGCGACATCGGCCACTTCGACATTATCCTCGTACAGCGGCCACGGCAGGTCAACATTATAAACGGGGACGTCCGGCATAAACTGCTGTGCGGCCTGGTACCATTTGTTTCTCGGGTCGCACAGGATCTGGCCGCTCGAAAGCATCATGTCGGGTCTTGTCTGTCCGCCCCAGGGGGCATTGGGAGGCATGCCGCCGAGCTCTTCGCGCATATGGTCAAAGCCGAGCCCGCACAGCGCATACGTGCATAAAGAGCGGGAAAGTCCCAAAGACTCCGCCCTTTCCAGGAACCTGTTGACGTCGCGCTTTACGCCGCAGATGCCGGCATAATTCTCCGTCCAGACGGGGACTATGTCCATTGCCCGGATTATCTCATCGTAACTGGAACTTATAAAGGTGTAGGCAGACTTTTTTCCTTCCTGCCGGGCCTTCAGGGCGCCGCCGATGGTCGCCTTTACCATGCCGCCGATTCTGCCGGCGGCCGCGGTTGCTGTCCTTCTTTTCTTTTTCTCCGCTACTTCAGCCATTTGTCAGCGCCTCCCCAAAGTGAATCGGCATTACTCAATTACCTCGAGAAACGCCTGAATCCTTGTTCTCAGGCTGCCGATGGTACCTGCGGAATACTCATCTTCAATATAGAGAACCGGCACATTCAGCGATTCAAGGTAGGCCTTTCTTGCCGGAATCTCAAACCCGAAGGGATCGCAGTATTTGTAGATGTAGAGGATTACCCCGTCCACGGCGTAATCCCGGATCAAGGCGCCCATATCGCCGAATCTCGACTCCAGATCGTCGGCAAAGGTCTCTCCCTCTTTTCGCTCTTTGCAGGTCCGCGGGCAATTTATCCTTTTCAGATAACGATCAGCAATGCCGTCCAGAGGATCAGCCGTGATCGGCGTTTGCGGCCAGAATTCCCTTGTCCCGATGCAGAGATTGTCCACAACGACATTGGCCCCGCTCTCTTCTATGAGACTCATGAAGGCGGGATTGTCTATCGTACTGCCGAAGACCATTATCCGGGGCAGCTTTTTGATGCCGTTTTCCTTTCTCCCGCTGATTTCCTCATGCACTTCAATAAGCAATTGATTCGCTTCCTGAACCGGCAAGCTCAAACATGCCAGCAGAATCTTAATCATTTCCGAGCCGGCAAGCAGGGGCGGATCCTGCCTTCTCAACTCGTACAGGGCCCTTACCTTTCGTCTGTTCTCGTTGTACAGCTCAACATAATGGGCCAGGTCAGAGTCGGATATTTTTTTATTCGCAAATTGTTCCAGGCTTTTGCGGAAATTTTCGATATCCGCCCTGAAAAAATCCAGAGAGGAGCCATTGGCGGTATGGGGGACATTAACAAAATGGGAGTAGGGGAAGTCGAGCACATACCGCCAGACGCTGTAGGTTCTGGCGATGCTGTCGCAACTGTGGGGGATTGCCAAACCGTCGCAAAAGCTGTACCGGCCCTTCACGGAAACGTCAAAGCAGCTTCTTGCGTAGGGGCAGGCGATTGTCTCCAGGTTAACGTCGCCTTTGGTAATCGGCTCATTGACGTCGCCCCTTATCCGGAGCGGGATGAAGCCCGCG
This DNA window, taken from Syntrophales bacterium, encodes the following:
- a CDS encoding acyl-CoA dehydratase activase, which translates into the protein MQHVAGIDIGAGSSKAVIVANGKLLSRHIIPSGGNYKMAAEVVLDAALKKAELSRGDIACIVATGGGAVNVACADKTSSDILCQGRAVSRFHPSVRTIVDVGDLSSKVSRIDQSGKTVAFLLSGKCAGGSARILQVIARVLQVKIEEIGPLSLTSQNPVRFNTQCAVFAETEAVSRIAEGLAKEDLLAGIHLALAAQLYTLAERIGIEQDCALIGGGAKDMGLIKAIQEIAGHEFIVPLEPQIMAAYGAAIIAEENVA
- a CDS encoding acyl-CoA dehydratase activase; translated protein: MTKAVIVNGGIVCSVIGPTGPEQRKLAGKVMQEALKKAGLSFEEISYLVATGYGRINVPFADKQITEISCHARGVNSIFPQARTIIDIGGQDVKGIKIDAKGKPVDFVMNDKCAAGTGRFLEVIAGTLGIELVALSKTAEESKNPARISSLCTVFAAQEVASRLSEGALLGDLVAGIHQSVAERILRTVSRLAVEKEVVVTGGGAKNGHLVKVLAERLGYAVLVPPEPLVTGAIGAALLGKDKFQATPAGELPKRPRNWGEVTFFN
- a CDS encoding 2-hydroxyacyl-CoA dehydratase family protein, which codes for MAEVAEKKKRRTATAAAGRIGGMVKATIGGALKARQEGKKSAYTFISSSYDEIIRAMDIVPVWTENYAGICGVKRDVNRFLERAESLGLSRSLCTYALCGLGFDHMREELGGMPPNAPWGGQTRPDMMLSSGQILCDPRNKWYQAAQQFMPDVPVYNVDLPWPLYEDNVEVADVADYYIKHIMEELHGLISFLEKQTGRKMDYDRLAEIVALSERTWDLIWETYELRRAVPTPMDTGDAMNTMVPMVFMMGTQEAYDFYLDLHRELEERIARKEGVIEDEKYRLLWGGGLPSWFALTDFNYFNSKGAVFPAETTYRMIEPIDRLNIPRTSDPVERLAWRWLRYWTYWYDKAKKRPGSEPDVERLIQYIEDYQIDGIVMHEAFSCRTWHLGLIWQLNQLKKIYRPIPVLSLGKTVNRENPSLILESDIVDMSSYSEVETRSKIDAFIETLESLKAHKEAS
- a CDS encoding 2-hydroxyacyl-CoA dehydratase family protein, translating into MSEEKIAGYGLSKAEGLYWNYGVRVKELKEQGQKVIAYVCALVPLEIIAAAGFIPLRIRGDVNEPITKGDVNLETIACPYARSCFDVSVKGRYSFCDGLAIPHSCDSIARTYSVWRYVLDFPYSHFVNVPHTANGSSLDFFRADIENFRKSLEQFANKKISDSDLAHYVELYNENRRKVRALYELRRQDPPLLAGSEMIKILLACLSLPVQEANQLLIEVHEEISGRKENGIKKLPRIMVFGSTIDNPAFMSLIEESGANVVVDNLCIGTREFWPQTPITADPLDGIADRYLKRINCPRTCKERKEGETFADDLESRFGDMGALIRDYAVDGVILYIYKYCDPFGFEIPARKAYLESLNVPVLYIEDEYSAGTIGSLRTRIQAFLEVIE